A single region of the Microlunatus panaciterrae genome encodes:
- a CDS encoding phosphoadenylyl-sulfate reductase encodes MSTTTDLSELALTAAHDLEDASAEEILTWAHDEFGSRLVLTSSMTDTVLIDLAAKVAPGIDVVFLDTGYHFVETIGTRDAVQSVYDVNVINVTPELTVAEQDAQYGEDLFARDPDRCCGMRKVAPLGRALEPYAAWASGLRRADGPTRAGTPVVSWDARRRLVRVAPLARWSDEQVADYIETNALMVNPLLDDGYTSIGCAPCTLPATSDDPRSGRWAGLAKTECGILQ; translated from the coding sequence ATGAGCACGACGACCGACCTGAGCGAGCTGGCGCTGACCGCAGCCCACGATCTCGAGGACGCCAGCGCTGAGGAGATCCTCACCTGGGCGCACGACGAGTTCGGCTCCCGTCTGGTGCTGACCTCGTCAATGACCGACACCGTGCTGATCGACCTCGCGGCCAAGGTGGCGCCGGGGATCGACGTCGTGTTCCTGGACACCGGCTACCACTTCGTCGAGACGATCGGCACCCGGGACGCGGTCCAGTCGGTGTACGACGTGAACGTCATCAACGTCACGCCGGAGCTCACCGTGGCCGAACAGGACGCCCAATACGGTGAGGACCTGTTCGCCCGTGACCCTGACCGCTGCTGTGGGATGCGCAAGGTTGCCCCGCTCGGGCGCGCCCTCGAGCCGTACGCGGCCTGGGCCAGCGGTCTTCGGCGTGCAGACGGACCGACGAGAGCCGGCACCCCGGTGGTCTCTTGGGACGCACGCCGCCGGTTGGTCCGGGTGGCACCGCTCGCCCGCTGGAGCGACGAGCAGGTGGCGGACTACATCGAGACCAACGCCTTGATGGTCAACCCGCTGCTCGACGACGGCTACACCTCGATCGGCTGCGCGCCGTGCACCCTGCCGGCCACCTCCGACGACCCCAGAAGCGGCCGTTGGGCCGGCTTGGCCAAGACCGAATGTGGGATTCTGCAATGA